The Bacillus sp. Y1 genome has a window encoding:
- a CDS encoding molybdopterin oxidoreductase family protein, translated as MQRDKFFKEVKNLHHPNEKLVKTHCSYCGMQCGMNLRVNTKTNKIIGVEPRYEWPVTVGKMCPKGVTAYQQTNHDDRILRPLIRDNQALKGTKDGFREASWEEAYNLIVKKFQELQKDYGKDSLSVFSGVSMTNEKCYLTGKFARVALGTRYIDYNGRFCMSSAAGGFMRSLGVDRGSTIPWTDIHETDCLLIAGSNTAECHPTSMFRIWNVQERGGYIIVVDPRETPIARRADLHLDLRPGTDLALANGILYQLIEMGHIDEHFVNNHTNGFEETKEVVKQFTPEYTSELTGVAPEKIIRAAEIYGKAPNAVVMFARGIEQQHKGVDNVSAYTNLALVTGKIGRPKSGVATFTGQGNGQGGREHGQKADALPGYRKIANPEHVREVSKVWGIKPEEMPQAGVSAYEMFELMTDKTIRGLYLLCSNPAVSAPNLNYVRNALKNLDFMVVADFYLSESAEFADVILPTTTWSEDEGTVTNIEGRIIKINKAQEPVGESKPDWEIQVDLAERLGRGQYFRHLKTAKDVGDEFRLASKGGYADYYGATWDKIEKQDGVFWPCKDEADKGTPHMFLDKKFYHPDGKAKICALPYRPPAEEPCEEYPLRLTTGRVVYHYLSGNQTRRIQFLRDMCPEPYVEVHPDTASKYDIQHEEVVRLFTRRGTADYKVKITEAIRKDTVFVPYHFGHDQSINLLTIAALDPMSRMPEFKACAAQIEKLEIKKVQ; from the coding sequence ATGCAAAGGGATAAATTTTTTAAAGAAGTAAAGAACTTACATCATCCAAATGAAAAACTAGTGAAAACTCACTGTAGTTATTGCGGGATGCAATGTGGGATGAATTTACGAGTGAATACAAAAACAAATAAAATTATTGGCGTAGAGCCTCGTTATGAATGGCCCGTAACAGTTGGGAAAATGTGCCCGAAAGGTGTGACAGCTTACCAGCAAACGAATCATGATGATCGTATTTTAAGGCCGCTGATTCGTGATAATCAAGCATTAAAAGGAACAAAAGATGGTTTCCGTGAGGCAAGTTGGGAAGAAGCATACAATTTAATCGTAAAGAAATTTCAAGAATTACAGAAGGATTATGGAAAAGATAGTCTTTCAGTTTTCAGCGGTGTTTCAATGACAAATGAGAAATGCTATTTAACTGGAAAGTTTGCTCGTGTCGCTCTAGGCACAAGATATATTGATTATAATGGCCGCTTCTGTATGTCAAGTGCAGCTGGTGGATTTATGAGATCACTAGGTGTCGATAGAGGATCTACGATTCCTTGGACAGATATACATGAAACAGATTGCTTGCTTATAGCTGGGAGTAATACAGCTGAATGTCATCCAACCTCTATGTTCCGCATTTGGAATGTACAAGAAAGAGGAGGATACATCATTGTGGTTGACCCACGTGAAACACCAATTGCAAGAAGAGCGGATCTTCATTTGGATCTTCGTCCAGGTACAGACCTTGCTCTAGCAAATGGAATTCTCTATCAATTAATCGAAATGGGCCATATTGATGAACATTTTGTGAACAATCACACAAATGGATTTGAAGAGACAAAGGAAGTAGTGAAACAGTTTACTCCAGAATATACAAGCGAACTTACAGGTGTTGCTCCTGAGAAGATTATTAGAGCAGCTGAGATATATGGAAAAGCCCCAAATGCTGTAGTTATGTTTGCTCGTGGAATTGAGCAACAGCATAAAGGTGTTGACAATGTTTCTGCGTATACCAATTTAGCTCTCGTAACAGGCAAAATTGGTCGTCCAAAATCAGGCGTAGCCACTTTTACTGGTCAAGGTAATGGGCAAGGAGGACGTGAGCACGGGCAAAAGGCTGATGCCCTTCCTGGTTATCGAAAAATTGCCAATCCTGAACATGTTCGAGAAGTAAGTAAAGTATGGGGTATCAAGCCGGAAGAGATGCCGCAAGCTGGTGTATCAGCTTACGAGATGTTTGAGCTAATGACAGACAAAACGATTAGAGGTCTTTACTTACTATGCTCAAACCCAGCAGTTAGTGCTCCTAATCTTAACTATGTACGAAACGCTTTGAAAAATCTGGATTTTATGGTTGTTGCAGATTTTTACCTTTCTGAATCAGCCGAATTTGCCGATGTTATTCTTCCAACAACGACTTGGTCTGAGGATGAGGGAACTGTCACCAATATCGAAGGTCGAATCATTAAAATTAATAAAGCCCAAGAGCCTGTTGGCGAATCTAAACCAGACTGGGAAATTCAAGTGGATCTTGCTGAAAGACTTGGAAGAGGGCAATACTTCAGACATTTAAAAACAGCAAAAGATGTCGGAGACGAATTCCGCTTAGCCTCTAAAGGTGGTTACGCAGACTATTATGGAGCAACGTGGGATAAGATCGAGAAGCAAGATGGAGTGTTTTGGCCTTGTAAAGATGAAGCTGATAAAGGAACACCACATATGTTCTTAGACAAAAAGTTTTATCATCCAGATGGAAAAGCTAAAATTTGTGCACTTCCATACAGACCACCAGCAGAAGAGCCATGTGAAGAATATCCATTACGTTTAACAACCGGGCGTGTGGTGTACCATTACCTATCCGGAAATCAAACGAGACGAATTCAATTTTTACGTGATATGTGTCCGGAACCTTATGTTGAGGTGCATCCGGATACCGCCTCTAAATATGACATTCAGCATGAAGAGGTGGTTCGACTGTTCACTCGTCGTGGAACAGCTGATTATAAAGTGAAAATAACCGAAGCGATTCGAAAAGATACGGTGTTCGTACCATATCACTTTGGTCACGATCAATCTATTAATCTCCTCACCATTGCAGCACTTGATCCGATGTCAAGAATGCCAGAGTTTAAGGCATGTGCAGCGCAAATTGAAAAACTAGAAATAAAGAAGGTGCAATAA
- a CDS encoding 4Fe-4S dicluster domain-containing protein produces the protein MKKRLYLELENCIGCRSCLAACTQCGGHEEKNRNYVYDVNPLVNRQTMPLMCLHCVNPACARSCPAQAIQIHETGAVLSALVEKCIGCQNCTIACPYGIPKFDTEQNLMYKCDLCIDRTKDGIPPMCASVCPSNTLQWLTDDEIEAKQKQFNLDNGKWVTSMPYLEGETNVRVNLPGILQGVTKLF, from the coding sequence ATGAAGAAGAGGCTCTATCTTGAATTAGAAAACTGTATCGGCTGCCGCTCTTGTTTGGCTGCGTGTACGCAGTGCGGAGGACATGAAGAGAAAAACAGAAACTATGTATATGATGTGAATCCTCTTGTAAACCGTCAGACGATGCCTCTCATGTGCCTTCACTGTGTAAATCCGGCATGTGCAAGAAGCTGTCCTGCTCAGGCGATCCAAATCCATGAAACGGGAGCGGTATTGTCTGCATTGGTAGAAAAATGTATTGGCTGTCAAAACTGTACGATCGCTTGTCCATATGGAATTCCAAAATTTGATACGGAACAAAATCTTATGTACAAATGCGATTTGTGTATTGACCGGACAAAGGATGGAATACCTCCCATGTGTGCAAGTGTTTGTCCATCAAATACATTGCAGTGGCTAACGGATGATGAGATCGAAGCAAAGCAAAAGCAGTTCAATTTAGATAATGGTAAATGGGTGACAAGTATGCCATATCTTGAAGGCGAAACAAATGTACGAGTGAATCTCCCTGGTATTTTACAGGGAGTAACAAAGTTATTTTAG
- a CDS encoding QcrA and Rieske domain-containing protein, with product MTHKNNKIPFNEDNYTHNINRNNERKLDRRGFMKTLVGAAGVFAVSSLPWGGVAAKELMGLGNKEYPHKKIVDIKSIPVGHSVDFKFPGEHDDAILIRLSETKYVAYQNACTHLRCPVFWEKEKGEMLCPCHHGKFDVETGAPTAGPPRRPLPEIEVIVEKDAVYAVKVKRYEV from the coding sequence ATGACACATAAAAATAATAAAATCCCCTTTAATGAAGATAATTATACCCACAATATCAATCGGAACAATGAGAGAAAGCTAGACCGTCGAGGATTTATGAAGACATTAGTAGGGGCAGCTGGTGTATTTGCCGTATCATCTCTCCCTTGGGGTGGGGTTGCAGCTAAGGAATTAATGGGACTAGGAAACAAGGAATATCCGCACAAAAAGATTGTTGATATAAAAAGTATTCCTGTTGGCCATTCCGTTGATTTTAAGTTCCCTGGTGAACATGACGATGCGATATTAATTCGGTTATCTGAAACAAAATATGTTGCTTATCAAAATGCATGTACTCACCTTCGCTGTCCAGTATTTTGGGAAAAGGAAAAAGGGGAGATGCTTTGTCCTTGCCATCATGGAAAATTTGATGTTGAAACAGGCGCACCAACCGCCGGACCTCCTCGTAGACCATTACCTGAAATTGAAGTAATAGTAGAGAAAGACGCAGTATATGCAGTGAAGGTGAAACGTTATGAAGTGTAA